From Halichondria panicea chromosome 12, odHalPani1.1, whole genome shotgun sequence, a single genomic window includes:
- the LOC135345748 gene encoding uncharacterized protein LOC135345748: MPPSLLSDSTLGSLREPIEVTRAIMHQQDEEYADSLRRDQERERIRVENNEEEARKLRIEEWYKRIRDDMKGSVTPEPAEGLDGVVHIRVRLPNGQRVSRRFNGSDDVKSSLLLLDHRSASTRDIFVCLSVTYPIGGFCVMRGHSEQLESKHSHL, from the exons ATGCCCCCATCACTCTTAAGTGACTCAACTCTGGGCTCTCTACGCGAACCCATTGAAGTG ACTCGTGCCATTATGCATCAACAAGATGAAGAGTATGCCGATAGCCTTCGGAGAGATCAAgaaagg GAAAGGATACGTGTAGAGAATAACGAGGAAGAAGCTAGAAAGTTACGAATAGAGGAG TGGTACAAACGTATCCGGGATGACATGAAAGGGTCAGTGACTCCCGAACCTGCTGAAGGACTTGACGGTGTGGTCCACATTCGGGTCAGACTCCCCAATGGACAGCGTGTTTCAAGAAGATTCAACGGCTCTGATGATGTGAA GAGCTCACTGCTTTTGTTGGATCACAGGAGTGCATCAACCCGAGACATTTTCGTCTGCTTGTCAGTGACGTACCCCATTGGCGGGTTTTGTGTGATGAGGGGTCACTCAGAGCAGCTGGAATCCAAGCATTCACACTTGTAA